TTTGGTTGGCCACAGGTTCTGATGATGGTACTGTAAGGATATGGGAAATTTTGACTGGTAGAGAAGTTTACAAAGTACAATTAATAGATACAGAGGAAAAATCTCAAGATCACATCGAGTGCTTGGAATGGAATCCTGAAAAAGATACTGGTATATTGGCAGTAGCCGCCGGTGAAACCATTTATCTAATTGTTCCTCCAATCTTCGGATTTGACATTGAAAACAACGGTAAGTCTAAGATAGAAAAAGGTTTTGGATTCGATACATTCGGTGCAGAAAAGAAGTCTAAAGTTGATGTGaatgaaagtgatgatgaggaacAAGATACTACTGCAGGTGTCAAAAAGTCAGTAGCACAATGGCATAAACCATCAAAGGGtcaacaagaaaaagacaTTTCAATCACAATTACTTGTAGAAAGACGGtcaagaaaatttcttggcaCAGAAGAGGTGATTATTTCGTGAGTGTACAACCAGAATCTGGTAACACTTCAGTTCTAATCCACCAACTCTCTAAACATTTGACTCAATCACCATTTAGAAAATCTAAGGGTATTACAATGGATGCTAAATTCCATCCTTATAAGCCTCAACTATTTGTTTGCACACAGAGATACGTTAGAATTTATGATCTTTCTCAACAAGTGCTTGTCAAGAAGTTGTTACCAGGTGCACGTTGGTTGTCAGGATTTGATATTCATCCTCAGGGTGATAACTTAGTAGCATCATCGTTTGATAAGAGGGTCTTATGGCACGATTTGGATCTGGCCAGTACTCCTTACAAGACACTAAGATATCACGATAAAGCCGTTAGAAGTGTTTCTTTCCACAAGAAATTACCGCTATTCTGTTCTGCTGCGGATGATGGTAACTTGCACATTTTCCACGCAACTGTCTACGACGACttgatgaaaaatccattgatCGTTCCATTAAAACAGTTGGTTGGACATGATGTAATCAACAGTCTTGGTATATTAGACAGCGTATGGCATCCAAGAGAGGCATGGTTATTTTCTGCAGGTGCTGACAACACTGCACGTTTGTGGACCACTTGATGTATATTAGatataattattatttactaaaatattttttttctttaaattaaaaacccaattctttcattaCTTCCATAGCGTCTTCGTCCTCCTGCATATCTTCATCCCGTGTTTCAAGAGGCGGTTCCTGTGTATCCAGAGGCGGTTCCTGTGTATCTAGAACATCCTGCTCTTCTTGCTGAGCACCAGTCTCAGCACTAGGAACACTTTCATCGTGCTGCTTGGGTTCCTTTTCGGTTGCGGGCGGCTCTCTTATCGATGATTCTTGATaaatatcatcatcctcatcatgATCCCCATGTAGTGACGTATATCTGGAAGGATTCATCTCCCTTAAACATAGTTCAGTCCTGTATTCTCTGACTGctttatcatttttcatattttgaCAAAGCTTtataaaatctttaaattttgcCCTTGGATATAGTTCATGTGCCCATAACTGATAAAACTGAACAATCTGTGACAAGTTGTCGTAAGGCTTATTTCTGCTAGTTGAGATTCTAAGTCTTTTAGGGCCGTTCTTGACTAGATATGGCAAACCCCTTCTACTCAAAAGTATATCTGAGGTTAGTTTCGGTTGTACACGTCTTGTTTTGGTAAGTGCCTCTGCCATTGTAGGATCTGCCATAGTTGGGTCGTCGTTGCTGGGCCCTATTGGATCCAATCTGTCATTGTCATTTCCATTGAAATCTGCTGATTCATTACCGGGATCTAGCCCCATAAGCATTGGATCCTCCATGCTGATTTGTTCATTTGTattgagatgagatgagatgagatgagttGACCTGTAGGTAGTACGCGTACTTAACACGAACGCCCGAGGTACTAATAGGGCATGCGCAGATACGCACCGCA
The genomic region above belongs to Zygosaccharomyces rouxii strain CBS732 chromosome F complete sequence and contains:
- the CSM3 gene encoding Csm3p (some similarities with uniprot|Q04659 Saccharomyces cerevisiae YMR048W CSM3 Protein required for accurate chromosome segregation during meiosis) → MEDPMLMGLDPGNESADFNGNDNDRLDPIGPSNDDPTMADPTMAEALTKTRRVQPKLTSDILLSRRGLPYLVKNGPKRLRISTSRNKPYDNLSQIVQFYQLWAHELYPRAKFKDFIKLCQNMKNDKAVREYRTELCLREMNPSRYTSLHGDHDEDDDIYQESSIREPPATEKEPKQHDESVPSAETGAQQEEQDVLDTQEPPLDTQEPPLETRDEDMQEDEDAMEVMKELGF